A section of the Pseudomonas fluorescens genome encodes:
- a CDS encoding DUF3800 domain-containing protein — MDRTYAFVDESGNSDLDTSKGGSSGFFIVCSILVAEKDLEAAYAQAEALRERHFQTGEIKSSNLKPKDSDRRARILNELADLPFRLYFTVVDKSQIRKDGGLRFKTSFIKYVNGLLYERLFRAYPDLQMIVDEHGGQEFQESLKSYVSERFVDDLFGDKDAFQTMASKDNVLVQVADFFAGSVAQIYEEKASEEAVLAYKKILRSLTLGMLEWPSKYQSLLPPPADESGYADYQVHQEALRQADLFSERAGEHPNEDERLQLSILRFLRFQSEFVTKDYVPTAEIVGHLKDSGFGDINDQRIRSSGIAKLRDSDVIITSAAKGYKIPQTRADINEFLERASGIVVPLLERVKKAREVYRLSSRGEYDIVTAANLTELAKLLAALEAFADD, encoded by the coding sequence ATGGACAGAACATATGCCTTCGTGGATGAGTCCGGGAATTCCGACCTAGATACGTCAAAGGGTGGAAGCTCGGGCTTCTTCATCGTCTGCTCCATTCTAGTGGCAGAGAAAGACCTGGAGGCTGCTTATGCCCAAGCTGAAGCACTCCGCGAGCGGCATTTTCAAACGGGCGAGATCAAATCCAGCAATCTTAAGCCCAAGGATTCAGATCGCCGTGCCCGGATCCTAAACGAGCTAGCCGATCTGCCATTCAGGCTCTATTTCACCGTCGTTGATAAGTCCCAAATTCGCAAAGACGGTGGCCTTCGTTTCAAGACCTCATTCATAAAATATGTGAATGGGTTGCTCTATGAACGTTTGTTCCGCGCATACCCAGACCTCCAGATGATCGTAGACGAGCATGGTGGCCAGGAATTTCAGGAGAGCCTCAAAAGCTACGTTTCAGAACGGTTCGTCGATGACCTATTTGGCGATAAAGATGCCTTCCAGACGATGGCCAGTAAGGACAACGTCTTGGTTCAGGTTGCAGATTTTTTTGCTGGCTCAGTCGCTCAGATCTACGAAGAGAAAGCATCGGAAGAAGCAGTTCTTGCCTACAAAAAGATTCTACGAAGCCTGACCCTTGGAATGCTTGAGTGGCCATCCAAGTACCAGTCTCTTCTGCCGCCGCCGGCGGATGAATCTGGGTATGCAGACTACCAGGTACACCAAGAAGCTCTCCGCCAGGCTGACCTTTTTAGCGAAAGGGCTGGTGAGCACCCTAATGAGGATGAGCGCCTGCAGCTGAGCATCTTGCGGTTCCTGAGATTCCAAAGCGAATTCGTCACCAAAGACTACGTGCCAACCGCAGAAATAGTCGGCCACCTAAAAGATAGCGGCTTCGGAGATATCAACGACCAGAGGATCCGCTCCAGCGGCATCGCCAAGCTTCGCGATTCGGACGTGATTATCACAAGCGCGGCCAAAGGCTACAAAATTCCTCAGACACGGGCTGACATCAACGAGTTTCTGGAAAGGGCGTCAGGCATAGTCGTCCCTCTGCTGGAACGTGTCAAAAAGGCTCGAGAGGTGTATCGGCTGAGTAGTCGAGGAGAATATGACATCGTGACTGCAGCCAACCTGACTGAGCTAGCCAAGCTGCTCGCTGCGCTCGAGGCATTTGCAGATGACTGA